TCGTGCGGAGGGCTATTTTTCAGTTCAGCCGCACATTCTCAGGCGTGCCGGACATAATGTCGAAAAGAGGGCCCATCTCTGAGAGGACCGCCTTCCACATGGACTCATGTTGCTCATCCGCTAGCACGATAGGACGGGCACTCGTGATGATCCACGAGCGGCGCTTGATCTCCATCTCGAGCTGTCCGCCACTCCAGCCCGAATAACCGATAAAGCCGCGTACGTCATGCCCCTGCTGGAGAGCCTTCATGGCATCTGGCACCGAAAGATGAGTCTGGCAGCGCAGGGTGCTTTTTTTCTTGTTCCAATGCAGCGCAGCAAAG
The nucleotide sequence above comes from Verrucomicrobiaceae bacterium. Encoded proteins:
- a CDS encoding YqgE/AlgH family protein, with the translated sequence MPTKSSSKPSSPLSGSLLLASPAMNDPNFSRTVIFMAAHHRKNGAFGYILNRPIDQSVGDLLPGQDLGALGSVRVFVGGPVSTDKLSFAALHWNKKKSTLRCQTHLSVPDAMKALQQGHDVRGFIGYSGWSGGQLEMEIKRRSWIITSARPIVLADEQHESMWKAVLSEMGPLFDIMSGTPENVRLN